The DNA region GACCGGCTGCTGCTCCGAGTCACGGCCCCCATCGAGTTCTGGACCGCGAGCCTCGCGCGCGGCGTCTCCAACCTCGCGGCCGACTATTTCTACCTCGTCGACGTCAAGGGCGAGAACGCCCGGCTCGCCTACGAGAACGCGCGCCTGCGCGAGACTGTGCATCGCCTCGAGGGCCGCGAAGCGGAGAACGGCGAGCTCCGCCGCCTCTTGCAGCTCAAGGAGACCACCCCCGGCGAGACCGCGAGCGCGCTCGTCGTGGGCACCAACTTCACCGAGTTCTTCCGTGTCAGTCGCGTGGTGCTCGACCGCGGCGCGCGCGACGTGCGCGCGCGCATGCCCGTCGTCGTCCCCGACGGCGTCGTCGGCACCGTGCTCCGGGTGAACGGCAACGCCGTGGATGTCCAGCTCTCGACGGACGCGGCCTTCGGCATCGACGTCGAAGACGTACGGACTCGTGCGCGCGGCTTCGTGCGGGGAACGGGCGATCCGAAGCGTTACGCGTGCCGCGTCGAGATGGTCGACGCGCGCGACGAAGTCGAAGTGGGCGATCTGTTGGTTACGAGCGGCAAGGGCAAGTGGTTTCCCCGAGGCCTACCGGTGGCGCGCGTGACGAAGGTCATCAAGCGCGAGCTGGGGCGCGACCAAGAGGTCGAAGCCGTGCCGACGGTGAACTTCTCTCGCATCGACGCCGTGCTCATCCTCTTGACACCGCCGCTCGACGACGTGGCCGTTGACCCGCTACCGAAGCCCAAGGGAGGCCGGTGATGCGAAACTCAGCGTTCCTCGTGGCGGGACTCTTTTTGCTCCTGATTCAGGCCAACTCGTTTCGCGTCCTCGGCTCGCTCGAGATCCCCGGGCTCGTGCCGTCGCTGGTCCTCCCGATCATCGTCTTCATGGGCGTGCACGACTACTCGCTCGCGCGTGGCGCGTCGGTCTCGTTCGTCTTGGGCTACGTCACCGACCTCGTCGCCATAGCGCCGGTGGGCCTCTACACCTTCGCGCACGTGGCGGTGTTCCTCCTGGCGCGCGCCGCGTCGGTGCGACTCTCGGCGCAGACGGTGCTCATGCAAGCGGCCTTCGCGACCGTGTTTGCCGGAATCCACTCGGGCATGATCCTGGTGCTCCTGGCCATCTTCGGTCGCGACGCGTGGGTCCCTCGCATGCTCTACCCGCTGGTCATCCCCCATGTCCTCGCCACGGGGCTCATGGCGCCGCTCGTGTTTCGAATTGCCATGCGGATCCACGCGAGCACGCAGACCACCATTCGTCCTGCGGGCGGCGTCGTTCCATGAGCATGCTCGTCCCGCGCTCCGACGCGTCGGAGTTCCGACGGCGCTACCGAGTCCTTGTGAGCCTCGTCTTGGTGGCGTTCCTCGCGGTCGTCGCGCGGCTCTTCCTCCTGCAAATCGTGACCGGCGCCGACTACGCGGAGATTGCTCGCGAGAACATCTTGCGACGCGTCACGCTCCCCACGACGCGCGGGGTCATTCGCGACGCGCGGGGCCTGGTCTTGGCCTCGAGCCGCATCTCGTACAACGTGTTCGTGGTCCCGGGCCGCGTGATGCCGAGCTCGCGACCCGGCAAGGCTCGCGCCGAAGCGGCCCCGGAGGTCTGGCCGCGTGTCGCGGAGACGCTTCGGCTCAACCCCGACGAGCGAGGTCGCTTTGAAGAGCGAATGCGCCAAGCTTGCACGACCGACGAAGATCGCTCGCCCTGCTGGCGACCGCTCTTGGTGCGCGAGGATCTCGACCGCGATCTGGTAGCGCAGCTCCGCGAGCGCCAGCCGGAGTTCGTGGGCGTCGAGGTCGTCGGCAACCCGGTACGGTTCTACCCGTTCCGCCACTTGGGAGGGCACACGCTCGGCTACGTCGCGGAGATCGACGCCGAGGGCCTCGCGAAGGTCCGACCCCCGGGCTACGAGAAGCTGAGCGCGGAGGAGCGGCAGAAGGTCAACCCGCTCTCCTACGAGGCTTCGGACCTCGTGGGCGCCACCGGCGTCGAGCACGCTTGGGAGAGCTACCTCCGAGGCCAACGCGGCTGGGAGCGACGCGTCGTTGATGCGCGCGGTCGCTACCGCACGGGCGCCGAGGCCGATCGCGTCCTCATCGGACAGGCGCGGCAAGAGCCCCTGCCGGGACGCGACCTCCGGCTTACGCTCGACATGGAGCTCATGCAAGGCATCGAGAAGGCGATGCGACCTCACCCCGCCGGCGCCATCGTCGTCACCGACGCGCGAACCGGTCGCGTCCTCGCGAGCTACTCGAAGCCTGACTTCGATCCCGACGACCTGTCCGGCGGCAGCGGCAAGGCGCGCGTTCGCGAGACCTTCGCGCGGCTGCAGAACGACCCGCTCAGGCCGCTCCTCGATCGGGCCGTCAGCGGCGCGTTCCAACCGGGTTCGACGTTCAAGCCCTTCTCGGCGCTCGCGGGCCTCGAAGACAACCTCCTCGGACCCGAGGAGACGGAGCGCTGCGACGGCTACCTGTCTTTCGGTCGACGCATCTTCCGCTGCGCACACGTGCACGGGAAGGTGAACCTGAAAGACGCGCTCGCCGAGTCCTGCAACGTCTACTTCTTCAAGCTCGCCGAGATCGTCGGCATGGATCGCATCGCCAAGGCGGCCACCGAGTTTGGCCTTGGGCAGAAGACCGGCATCGGCGTGAACCCCGAAGCGCCGGGTCGCATCCCGACGCGCTCCTGGTACGCGCTTCGGTACCGAGGCCAGTTCCGCATCGGCTTCACGTTGAACTCCTCCATCGGGCAAGGAGCCACCACGGTCACGCCGATGCAGTTGACGCTCGCCTACGCGGGGCTCGCCAACGGCGGAACGCTGTACCTTCCGCAGATCGTGCGCGCCGTCGAGACGAGCGACGGCAGCGTGGTGCAAGACTTCCCGCCGCGCGTGCGGAGCAAGGTCGGCCTCAAGGCCGAGCACCTGACGCGCATTCAAGAGGCGCTTGCGGCCGTCGTCGCCGACCCGAAGGGCACCGCTTACCCGATGAAGGACGCGACCCTCGACGTCGCGGGCAAGACCGGAACGGCGCAAACGGGCAACGCGCGTCCCGACGCCGACGATCCGAAGCGCGCGTATTTTCTGACGCGCGACCACGCTTGGTTTGCCGCGTATTACCCGACGCGCGCCCCGGAGATCGCCGTCACCGTGCTGGTGGAGCACGGCGGCTCCGGCCCGACGACGGCCGTCCCCATCGCGATGCAGGTGATCCGCGAATACGCGCGCCTCGCCGCGCAGCGCGCAGGACGACCGATGCCCCCGCGGCAAGGCACGAAGGGCGACCCTCGATGATTCGCCTTTCCCGAGAAGGAGCGCAGCGATGAACTTTGCGCTCGGCAGCCGTGGCCGCACCGTTCATGGCGCACGCGACAACTTCGACTGGCCGCTGTTCCTCGTGGCGGCGATGCTCGCCGTCATCGGGGTCATCAACCTGTATTCGGCCACGAGCGCGGCGCGCGCGGCGCTCTCCGAGGTCTACGTTCAACAGGTCTATTGGCTGGTCACGGGCGGAATCCTCGCGACGGTCATCGCGGCCGTCGACTACCGCCTCTACGAGCGCTTCGCCTATCCGCTCTACGCGCTCGGCGTGGTGCTCCTGCTCTTGGTTCTCGTCTTGGGTCGCGACATTCGGGGCAGCTCTCGCTGGATCTACATCGGCTCGTTCAGCTTTCAGCCGAGCGAGTTCATGAAGCTCTTTCTGATCATCGCGCTCGCCAAGTACCTCCACGACGATCCGCGGGCCGAAGGCCGCACCTTGGGCGATCTCGTCGTGCCGGCGGCCCTCGCACTCTTGCCGGTAGGCCTGGTGATGCGGCAGCCGGACCTCGGCACGGCGCTGATCCTCGGGCTCGTGTTCGCGACGATCTGTGTCTTGGCCGGTGTGCGCCTCGCGAGCGTCCTCAAGCTCGGCGTCGCCTCGGCCATCGCGCTCCCCGTCGCCTGGAACTACGTCCTCAAGGACTACCAGAAGCAGCGCCTCATCTCGTTCCTGAACCCCGAGGCGAACATCCTCGGCGCCAACTGGCACGCCCATCACGCTCGCATCGCCATCGGCAGCGGGCAGGTCGTCGGCCAAGGGTTCATGCGCGGCACGCAGAACCAGTTCCAGTTCCTGCCAGACCAGCACAGCGACTTTCCCTTCGCTGTGTTTGCCGAGGACTGGGGCTTTTTGGGCTGCCTCGCGCTCGTGGGCCTCTACACGTTCCTCGTGCTCTGGGCGATTCGGATCGGGAGCCTCGCCAAAGATCGCTTCGGTGCGGTGGTGGCCGTGGGCGTCGGGGCGATGATCTTCTGGCACGCGTTCTTCAACCTCGGCATGGTCACAGGCCTCCTGCCGGTGGTCGGCGTGACGCTCCCGCTCTTCTCGTATGGAGGCTCGAGCGTCCTGACGATCCTGATGGGCATCGGCCTCCTCATGAACGTCTCGATTCGCCGCTTCCAGGGCGGAACACGCGTCTTCTGACGCGCCTGCGGCGGCTGCGCGCCCGCACCCATCGAAAAAGTACACTTACGGTGGCGGTTTTCGCGCGTAGAGTCTTCGCGCCATGGTCGCCGCACGCCCCCTCTTCACGTTGCTCCTTCCGCTGGTCGTCGTTTCGGGAGCCTGCGCAACGGGCCTCGAGCTTGAGCAAGGCGCCGCGGCGCTCTCGGAGAGCGATGGCGGGCCGGAAGCGTCCAGCATTCGGGCCGTGACCAGTAGCGCCGCCGACGCTGCGCCGACGAACGCGGTGGACGCACGGCCCCTCGTGGACGCGGACGCCCCGACGCGGACGTCCCCGACACGAGCGTGGCGCCGACGCCCACGACGGCGGCCTGCGGTTCGAGTCCGAGCTACAGCCTGTTTATCATCGCGTTGGCGCTGTCGGGGACCACGCCGCCGGCCTGCACCGGAGGCACGTGCGCGACCGGTGAGTGCTGCTACCAGTCGCAATATTGCCTGCCGCAGTAGCGAGCGAAGCTCGCGCCGGCGTTGGCGCGAACGCAGCGCGAGCGGCAACTCGGACGACGGGACCGCCTGGTAGCGCGAGTGCTACTTGCCCTTCGAGCCCTGCATGACCATCAGGTGAAACTTCGAGAACTCGGTCTGACCGAGCGTGAAGAGCACCTCGACGAGCAGACGGTACGGCGTGTCTTTGTCGGCGATGATGATCGCCTCGCTGAAGCTCGGATCTTTGCCCGTGGCCGCGCGAATGGTCTTGTCGCGGTCGCGCCAGGACTGCAGCGTCGTGGCCAAGGGAACGATGTAGAGGTCGTTGGGACCGCCGCGCTTGTATTTGCCTTCAACGCCGTGCGTCGCATCGGCAGGGACCGGCAGGATCGGCTGGTTGTCCACGACGATCTGCGACTTCGAGATCAGCACCGGCACTCCCTCTTGCGAGGCTTCCTTGGTGAGGATGCTCTTCGGAATCGTGAGGTCCGGCGACTGGGGAATCGACGCCGAAGTCTGGCTCATGCTCTTGAGCAAGAAGACGAGAATGATCGTCATCATGTCGAGCATGGCCGTGATGTTGAGGAAGTTGACCTCGTGCGGGTGCGCGTTGCGGCGGATCTCTTTGCGGAGCAGGCGCTTGTAGGTGGCCATGCTGGCCGGCTTCTGCGGCGGCGGCGGCGTAAAACCGCCTCCGTCTCCGCCCGTCGGCGGTGCGCCAACTCCACCGGCACCTTGAGGTTGCATCGTCACGCTCTCACCTTGCCAATCCGAAGTTCACGTCGGGGAAGAGCTCCTCACCCGACTCGTCGTCCTTGCGAACGGCGTCGATGGTGCTGATCACGACCTGATAGGGGATGTTCGGGTTCGCGCTGATGGTCACAGAGACCTCGTCCTTGAAGTCAGGCGAGAGGTTCTTGAGCTTCTTCACGCACTTGGTCAGCGACGCGAAATCGTAGTCGACCTTGCCATCGACGGTGGCCTTGCCCACGGCGAGGCCGGGGCCCGCGTCGTTGCAGCCGGCCGCGACGTTGCCGCCGCGCGCTTTCAAGCTGAAGCCGTCGGGGACGACGAGGATCGTTAGACCCAAGGTCGGCGTCGTCGGAGCGCGGGCCCCCGTGCCACCGGCCCGCGGCGGGTTGGTGTCGATGGTCGCCGTGAAGGTGACGCTCACTGTCGCGAGCACGAACATCAGCACGTTCATGATGATGTCGAGGAACGGAACGATGTTGAGCTCGCCGCCCTCTTCGTCGGGGGCGAGCTCCTTCTGCTGCGACAGTCGCCGCACCTTGCTCCGCTGCGCGGCGCTAAGGCGTTCAGGCTCCTTGTTCATCGATCCGTCCTTGGTCCGGGTCTGAGATCAGCTTGAGGGATCAGAGCGGGATCAGAGGCTGCCGGGACGCGTCTGGATCGTGAGCAGGTTGAAGACGCGCTCTTGGGTCGCGT from Myxococcales bacterium includes:
- a CDS encoding rod shape-determining protein MreC, which encodes MRRPENLNAMDRLLLRVTAPIEFWTASLARGVSNLAADYFYLVDVKGENARLAYENARLRETVHRLEGREAENGELRRLLQLKETTPGETASALVVGTNFTEFFRVSRVVLDRGARDVRARMPVVVPDGVVGTVLRVNGNAVDVQLSTDAAFGIDVEDVRTRARGFVRGTGDPKRYACRVEMVDARDEVEVGDLLVTSGKGKWFPRGLPVARVTKVIKRELGRDQEVEAVPTVNFSRIDAVLILLTPPLDDVAVDPLPKPKGGR
- the mrdA gene encoding penicillin-binding protein 2 — encoded protein: MSMLVPRSDASEFRRRYRVLVSLVLVAFLAVVARLFLLQIVTGADYAEIARENILRRVTLPTTRGVIRDARGLVLASSRISYNVFVVPGRVMPSSRPGKARAEAAPEVWPRVAETLRLNPDERGRFEERMRQACTTDEDRSPCWRPLLVREDLDRDLVAQLRERQPEFVGVEVVGNPVRFYPFRHLGGHTLGYVAEIDAEGLAKVRPPGYEKLSAEERQKVNPLSYEASDLVGATGVEHAWESYLRGQRGWERRVVDARGRYRTGAEADRVLIGQARQEPLPGRDLRLTLDMELMQGIEKAMRPHPAGAIVVTDARTGRVLASYSKPDFDPDDLSGGSGKARVRETFARLQNDPLRPLLDRAVSGAFQPGSTFKPFSALAGLEDNLLGPEETERCDGYLSFGRRIFRCAHVHGKVNLKDALAESCNVYFFKLAEIVGMDRIAKAATEFGLGQKTGIGVNPEAPGRIPTRSWYALRYRGQFRIGFTLNSSIGQGATTVTPMQLTLAYAGLANGGTLYLPQIVRAVETSDGSVVQDFPPRVRSKVGLKAEHLTRIQEALAAVVADPKGTAYPMKDATLDVAGKTGTAQTGNARPDADDPKRAYFLTRDHAWFAAYYPTRAPEIAVTVLVEHGGSGPTTAVPIAMQVIREYARLAAQRAGRPMPPRQGTKGDPR
- a CDS encoding biopolymer transporter ExbD — protein: MQPQGAGGVGAPPTGGDGGGFTPPPPQKPASMATYKRLLRKEIRRNAHPHEVNFLNITAMLDMMTIILVFLLKSMSQTSASIPQSPDLTIPKSILTKEASQEGVPVLISKSQIVVDNQPILPVPADATHGVEGKYKRGGPNDLYIVPLATTLQSWRDRDKTIRAATGKDPSFSEAIIIADKDTPYRLLVEVLFTLGQTEFSKFHLMVMQGSKGK
- the rodA gene encoding rod shape-determining protein RodA — translated: MNFALGSRGRTVHGARDNFDWPLFLVAAMLAVIGVINLYSATSAARAALSEVYVQQVYWLVTGGILATVIAAVDYRLYERFAYPLYALGVVLLLLVLVLGRDIRGSSRWIYIGSFSFQPSEFMKLFLIIALAKYLHDDPRAEGRTLGDLVVPAALALLPVGLVMRQPDLGTALILGLVFATICVLAGVRLASVLKLGVASAIALPVAWNYVLKDYQKQRLISFLNPEANILGANWHAHHARIAIGSGQVVGQGFMRGTQNQFQFLPDQHSDFPFAVFAEDWGFLGCLALVGLYTFLVLWAIRIGSLAKDRFGAVVAVGVGAMIFWHAFFNLGMVTGLLPVVGVTLPLFSYGGSSVLTILMGIGLLMNVSIRRFQGGTRVF
- the mreD gene encoding rod shape-determining protein MreD, which encodes MRNSAFLVAGLFLLLIQANSFRVLGSLEIPGLVPSLVLPIIVFMGVHDYSLARGASVSFVLGYVTDLVAIAPVGLYTFAHVAVFLLARAASVRLSAQTVLMQAAFATVFAGIHSGMILVLLAIFGRDAWVPRMLYPLVIPHVLATGLMAPLVFRIAMRIHASTQTTIRPAGGVVP
- a CDS encoding biopolymer transporter ExbD, which codes for MNKEPERLSAAQRSKVRRLSQQKELAPDEEGGELNIVPFLDIIMNVLMFVLATVSVTFTATIDTNPPRAGGTGARAPTTPTLGLTILVVPDGFSLKARGGNVAAGCNDAGPGLAVGKATVDGKVDYDFASLTKCVKKLKNLSPDFKDEVSVTISANPNIPYQVVISTIDAVRKDDESGEELFPDVNFGLAR